One segment of Salvia splendens isolate huo1 chromosome 20, SspV2, whole genome shotgun sequence DNA contains the following:
- the LOC121781460 gene encoding UPF0496 protein At3g49070-like → MKIKLHSKIKTLFSSNSTEPNESNPEILDIRKEYAKAFRTESYTDFWTHVLALNRRQLTPHRSLGSKTAARLPSYRLFAENLLDPDQPTVKRILSTTRIHPKISPLLTDYFGNTSCASHLCGLLLKDINHIRKKFKSLEDPSKINHLPVVVTRVTLFSRSNPFSLLGASMSRLRAVQAGCSDLLRQLESRRDKALLKLRRLEKVKLGSALLLVAVTVSLVVVVAAHAFVMLVAAPTVMVELASMEELARWSAQLDTAAKGTYILIRDLDTIGRLVARLNNELERVDGLVQLWVQRRDDGLQGSEEVACQLKKNNQSFMEQLDELEEHLYLCFMTINRARNLVLKQILHSATLNSSHN, encoded by the exons ATGAAGATCAAACTTCATTCCAAAATCAAGACCTTGTTCTCATCCAATT CGACCGAACCAAATGAGTCGAACCCAGAAATTTTGGACATACGCAAAGAATACGCTAAAGCTTTTCGGACGGAATCTTACACTGATTTTTGGACACACGTTCTTGCCTTAAACCGACGGCAGCTCACCCCTCACAGAAGTCTGGGCTCCAAAACAGCAGCTCGGCTGCCTTCGTACCGGCTGTTCGCGGAGAATCTCTTGGATCCGGATCAGCCCACTGTAAAACGGATCCTGAGCACGACCCGCATCCACCCAAAGATTTCACCTCTCTTGACCGACTACTTCGGCAATACCTCTTGTGCTTCTCATCTTTGCGGGCTTCTCCTCAAAGATATTAACCACATAAGGAAGAAATTCAAATCCTTGGAAGACCCATCGAAAATAAACCATTTACCCGTAGTGGTGACCCGGGTGACCTTATTCTCAAGATCCAACCCCTTCTCCTTGCTAGGCGCATCGATGAGCCGTCTCCGAGCCGTGCAAGCCGGTTGCTCCGACCTGCTCAGACAGCTCGAGTCACGTCGTGACAAGGCGCTGTTGAAGCTCCGACGCCTCGAGAAGGTGAAGCTCGGGTCAGCTCTTCTCCTGGTGGCCGTCACGGTTTCGCTGGTGGTGGTCGTGGCGGCTCATGCTTTCGTGATGCTGGTGGCCGCGCCAACCGTGATGGTGGAGCTGGCTTCGATGGAGGAGCTGGCTAGGTGGTCGGCTCAGCTGGACACGGCGGCTAAGGGGACTTACATACTGATCAGGGACTTGGACACGATAGGCCGGCTGGTGGCCCGGCTTAACAACGAGCTGGAGCGGGTGGATGGGTTGGTGCAACTGTGGGTGCAGAGAAGGGATGATGGGCTGCAAGGTAGTGAGGAAGTGGCTTGCCAGCTGAAGAAGAATAACCAGAGCTTCATGGAGCAGTTGGATGAGTTGGAAGAACATTTGTACTTGTGTTTCATGACCATAAATAGAGCCAGAAACCTTGTTCTCAAACAAATTCTGCATTCTGCCACTCTCAATTCATCACATAACTAG